The Rhizobium leguminosarum DNA segment GTTCTGGACATGCAGACATTATGGCGCCGCCAGCGTTGGTGGCTTACCCCGACTTTGCTCATCGCGCCTGCGATCGCGCTGTTTTCCACCGTCATCCTGCTGTCGGCGGTCCGCAGCGTCTGGATCAGTCTGCACGACTGGGACGGCTTCGGCCCGATGGTCTGGATCGGCTTCGGCAATTACGTCGAGCTCTACAATGATCCGCAATTCTACGTGTCGCTGAAGAACAACCTGATCTGGCTGGTGATGTTCATGGCCGCACCGCCGATCGGGCTCGCCATCGCGCTCTTGGTCAACCAGAAAATCCGCGGCATGCGCTTCCTGAAGTCGCTGTTCTTCATTCCGCTGGTGCTCGCTTCGGTCACTGTCGGCGTCGTGTTCACCTGGGTCTATACGCCGGAGTTCGGGCTGCTGGCGCTGATCTTCAAGGCGTTCGGGGCGACGGCGCCGGCGGTGCTGTCTGACGAGCATTTCGTCACCTTCGCCATCGTCATCGCCGCCCTCTGGCCGCAGGTCACCTTCTGCATGGTGCTTTATCTCGCCGGTCTCAACAATCTCAGCGAAGAGCTGATCGGCGCGGGGCGGGTCGATGGGGCGAGGGGCTGGAACATGCTGTGGCACATCGTGCTGCCGCAGCTGACCCAGGTGACCTTCATCGCCATTGCCGTCACCGTGGTCGGGGCGCTCCGCTCCTTCGACATGGTGTCGGTGATGACATCAGGCGGGCCGTTCGGATCGTCCTCGGTTCTCGCCTACCAGATGTTCGAGCAGTCGATCTTCTCCTACCGCTTCGGTTACGGCGCGGCGATCGCCTCGGTGCTGTTCGTGATCATGGCCGTCTTCATCGTCTGGTATCTCTCCCGCATCATCCGTACCGAAGAGAGGGGAGGCTGATGTATCCTCGTCCCATTCCCGAGACCGCCGTCTGGCAGCGCCGTCTCTATGTGCTTGCCGTCGTCATCGTGCTGCTGCTCTGGCTCTGCCCGCTGTTTGCGATCATCCTCACCTCGTTCCGCTCGACCGAGGATGTCATGGGCGGCAATCTGTGGGGATGGCCGACCGGCATCGGCGTCATCGACAATTACACGGCGGTCTTCACCCAGACGCCGATGGCCCGCTATTTCCTCAACAGCCTGATCATCACCATTCCCTCGGTGATCGGCGTGCTGGCGCTCAGCACACTCGCCGGCTGCGTGCTGTCGCGCTACCGCTTCCGCGGCAACATGCTGATCTTCGCGCTGTTCGTCGGCGGCAATTTCCTGCCGCACCAGATCATGATGATCCCGGTGCGCGACCTGATGGTGCGTCTCGACCTGATCGACACGACGGCGGCGCTGATCATCTTCCACGTCGCCTTCCAGACCGGCTTTGCGACGCTGTTCATGCGCAATTTCATCGCAGCACTCCCCGACGAACTGTTCCAGGCGGCCCGCGCCGAAGGCGCCTCTCCGTTCCAGACGCTGGTGCATGTGGCGGTCCCGCTGGTGCGACCGGCGCTCGCAGCACTTGCCATCCTGATCTTCACCTTCATCTGGAACGATTATTTCTGGGCCGTGGTGCTGACCGTCAGCGACAGCGTCAAACCGGTGACGGCAGGCCTTGCCAATCTTCGCGGCGAATGGGTCTCGGCCTGGAACCTTATTTCCGCGGGCACGATCGTCGTCGCCGTGCCGCCCGTGGTGATGTTCTTCCTGATGCAGCGGCACTTCATCGCCGGCCTGACCATGGGGGCGGTGAAGGGATGAGCGCGTGTTTTCCGTTTCAACAAGAGAGGGCCAGGACATGACCAGTCTCGAACTTCGTGAGATCAACAAGAACTACGGCAGCTATCATGCGCTGCGCGGCATCGACCTTTCGGTCGCGCAAGGCGAGTTCATCGTCATGGTCGGGCCGTCGGGCTGCGGCAAGTCCACGCTTCTGAAGTCGATCGCCGGCCTGGAGACGATTTCTTCCGGCCAGATCCTGATCAATGGCCGCGACGTCAGCAAACAGGAGCCGGGCGATCGCGGCATCGCCATGGTCTTCCAGTCCTATGCGCTCTATCCGCATATGACGGTGGCGGAGAACATGGGCTTCGGCCTGCGCATGGCGAAGCGCCCGAAGGTCGAGATCGAGGCGGCCGTGGCGCGCGCCGCCAAGATCCTGCGGATCACCGATCAGCTCGACAAGCGGCCGAAGCAACTATCAGGCGGCCAGCGGCAACGTGTGGCGATCGGCCGGGCGATCACCCGCTCGCCCGAGGTCTTCCTGTTCGACGAGCCGTTGTCGAACCTCGATGCGGCGCTCAGGACCCAGATGCGCGTCGAATTGAGCAGCCTGCATGCCGAACTCGGCGCCACCATGGTCTATGTCACCCACGATCAGGTGGAGGCGATGACCATGGCAAGCCGCATCGTCGTCCTCAACCAGGGGATTATCGAGCAGGTCGGCTCGCCGCTGGAGCTCTACCGCAACCCCGACAATCTCTTCGTCGCCGGCTTCCTCGGCGCGCCCAGAATGAACTTCCTCGGCGTCACAGTCGACGACGTCTCCGGCCGACACATGACTGTTTCGGCGCCCGGTCTCGTGCCGGTGACGGTGGAGTTGGCGCAGGCGACGACGCTTGCAAAAGGCGCCAGCCTGACGCTCGGCGTTCGTCCGGAGACGATATCGATGGTCGCCGATGCCAGCGAGGGCGGGGCGATCGAGGGTGAGGTGCGGCTGGTCGAGCATCTCGGCCGCGAAACCATCCTCTATGTCGATGCCGGCAATCTCCAGACGATCGCCTCGGAAAGCGGCACCGGCAACATCACCGTGCAGCTGAGCTACGTCGCGCCCTTTGCCGCCGAGCAGAAGGTGGCGCTGAAGCTCGATGCCCGCGAGCTCTATCTCTTTTCATCAGATGGCGGCCGTACGATCAGCGCCCGCAAGACCATTCTCGACAGATAGGAAAGACCATCCCGTGTCCGATAAGACCCTCTCCGTATGGAACCCCGTCAAGACCGACCGCTTCCTCGTCGGCGCCCCGCATTACCCCGAGCATGTCGATGAAAGCTATTGGGAGCGCGACGCCGAGCGCATGGCCAAGGCCGGCTTCAACACCGTCAGAATGGCCGAATTCGTCTGGCATATTCTCGAGCCGAAGCTCGGCACCTTTGATTTCGACCTGTTCGACCGGGCCATATCAATGCTCGGCCGCCACGGCATCGACACGATCCTCTGCACGCCGACGGCGACGCCGCCGCGCTGGCTGACCGTGGCGCACCCCGAGATGCTTCGGGTCGACGGCAAGGGCCGGCCGATGAGCCACGGCTCGCGCCAGCACTGCGACACGGCAAGCCCGGTTTTCCGAGAGCACAGCAAGCGCATCACCAGGGCGATGGCCGAGCACTACCGAGACAATCCGCATGTCGTGGGCTGGCAGACCGACAACGAGTTGAACACCAGCATGCCGGAGAGCTTTTCCCAGGCAACGCTTACCGAATTCCAGGCTTTCCTCGCCGATAAATACGGCGAGATCGCCAAGCTCAACCGGGCCTGGGGCGGCGATTTCTGGGCGACGGCCTATGATGGTTTCGACCAGGTGGTGCTGCCGATCGAATTCGGCCCGACCTTCCCGAGCCCCGGCCATCTGCAGGATTACCACCGCTTCCTCGCCTTCTCCACGGCGCGCTTCCAGCACGATCAGGTCGAGATCCTCAGAGCGGTGAAACCCGCCTGGTTCGTCTTCCACAATCTCGGCGGCCTCAGGGATATCGATTTCCGCGGCCAGTTCAGCAAGGATCTCGATTTCGTCGGCTATGATATCTATCCGATGCTCTATGACGAGTTCCAGCGTCTCGGCAACCACGCCAAGGTGCAGGCGCTGCATCTCGATATCTGCCGCGGTTTCTCCGGCAATTACATCGTGCCCGAGCAGCAATCGGGCTTCGGCAGCCAGCCGGGCTTCTGCACGCTGACGCCGGAGCCGGGCGAATTGCGCCGCATGGCGCTGTCGTCGGTCGCCCACGGCGCCGACGGCCTGATGTTCTTTCGTTGGCGGCCGGCTCATTTCGGCGCCGAGATCTACTGGATGGGCATCATCGACCATGACGATATCGGCCGCCACCGCTATGAGGAGGCCAAGCGCTTCGCGAGGGAGATGATCGCGCTGCAGCCGAAGATCCTCGGCACCTATGTGCGCATGGATGTCGGCATTGCCGGCTCCGATTTCGACAATCAGGAAGCCCACAAGACCTATCCGATCGGCCTGCCGAGCCCGCAGGACGATGCGATCCTGCTGCACCAGTATTGCTATGATCGCGGCATCGCCTGCGGCTTCATCCATCCCGAGGACGATCTTTCCAGGCTGAAGCTCTTCTATGTCCCCCATTGGGTGATGTGGAAGGACGAGTGGACAGCCAAGCTCGAAGCCTTCGCGGCATCAGGCGGCACCGTCGTCATCGGCGCCCGCACTGGCACGCGCGATGAAGACAATCACGTCATCCGCGACACTGCGCCCGGCACCACCCTTTCGAAGCTGACGGGCGTGCGCGTCGAAGATTTCGGCCGTCTTACTGCCCCTGGCGCCAAGGGACTATTCGACGTGATGGAGCGTTCCGGCGGCCTCGTCATCCCGCCGAACAGGCCGGCCGAATCCCATCGCCGCGAACGCCGCTTCAAGATCGGCAACCGCGAACTGGCCGCCGGCCATTTCTACGAAAACCTGACCGTCGACGGCGATGTCGAAGTGATCGCCGCCTGGTCCAATCGTTATGCCGAGGGACAGCCGATGGCGACCGCGCGCAAGGTCGGCAAGGGGCAGGTGGTCTATCTCGGCACCTATCTCACGCCTGATCTGACCGAAGCGCTCAACGAACGCCTCTTCCCGCAGGCCGGCATCGAACCGCTGGTCGGCGGCCTGCCCGACGGCGTGGAGGTGACGATGCGGATGAATGACGAACGGCGGCTGCTCTTCGTGCAGAATTATACGGATCAGCCCGCGACAATCGGCGGCGTGCCGGCCGGGCGCGACCTGCTGGATGGGGAGAAGCCGGTGAGGGGTACGCTGGAGCTTGAGGGGTATGGGTGTGCGATTGTGGAGTTGGAAGGGTGAGGCTGAGGCTCAGCGAGCCCGAAAAGCTGCCCCTCACCCTAACCCTCTCCCCGTTCTGACGGGGAGAGGGGACTTGCCCCACGAGCGGTTAGTGGGGGACGGAGAGGTTGCGGCATATCCCCTTCGCCCCGTTTACGGGGAGAAGGTGGCGGCAGCCGGATGAGGGGCAGGACACGGCACATCGTTGCCCGTTCGTTCGAGCAATGTCGGCGCCCCTCGCTCCCTCTTCTCCCCAGCGGGGGTCCGAAGGACGGGTTGAGACCCGTGGCTCAACCCCGGGCGGTGGCCCGAAGGGTCGGATGAGCGGGCCTCACGGTACGCCGGCGCTTACATAAGTCCGACCGATATAGTCGCCAGCCTCCGGCCATCCAAGCAGCGACAATGGCTTTTAGGCCGCCACCGCCTGCCGCCTCAACCCCCGCGTCACGCCAACCGCGGTCACTGCCGAACCCGCCATCGTTGCAGCGCTTAACACGAACGGGCTCCACCAGCCGACATGATCGAACAGCAGGCCGCCGGCGAATGCGCCGGAGGTAATGGCAAACTGAATGAGGGCGACGAACCAGGCGCCGCCTTCCTCCAGATGGTGCGGGATGGTCCGGGTCATCCAGGTCGTCCATGCCGCCGGAACCGGCGTCGTCAGCAGGCCCCAGAGAAGCAGCAGGCCGGCCGTCGCCAATGCGAAGGGACCGAGTCCGACGAGCGCCAGGGCCACGGTCACCAGCACTGCCGGAAACCCGATCAGCACGTACGCCATATGCGAGCGCAGGACGGAGGGTATCAGCGAGGTTCCGGCAAGGCCGGCAAGGCCTATCCCGAGCAGCACGAGCGAGAGCGTGTTGACGCCGAGATGCGTGATGTCTTCGAGAAACGGCCTCAGATAGGTCGAGAGCGCGAACTGCCCCATGAAGAATAGGATCATCGCCGTCATCCCAAGGGCGAAGGTGCGGTTGCCCATCAGGCTGAACGTCCTGCCGAGTGACGCGCTCTTGCCACCCGGCATCCGGGGCAGGACGATGGCCTGCCAGATGAAGGCGACAATGCCGATCGGCACGACGACGAAGAACGCGCCGCGCCATCCCACAAGGCCGCCCAAGAAACTGCCAAGCGGTGCAGCGATCACGGCGGCGAGCGCACT contains these protein-coding regions:
- a CDS encoding beta-galactosidase codes for the protein MSDKTLSVWNPVKTDRFLVGAPHYPEHVDESYWERDAERMAKAGFNTVRMAEFVWHILEPKLGTFDFDLFDRAISMLGRHGIDTILCTPTATPPRWLTVAHPEMLRVDGKGRPMSHGSRQHCDTASPVFREHSKRITRAMAEHYRDNPHVVGWQTDNELNTSMPESFSQATLTEFQAFLADKYGEIAKLNRAWGGDFWATAYDGFDQVVLPIEFGPTFPSPGHLQDYHRFLAFSTARFQHDQVEILRAVKPAWFVFHNLGGLRDIDFRGQFSKDLDFVGYDIYPMLYDEFQRLGNHAKVQALHLDICRGFSGNYIVPEQQSGFGSQPGFCTLTPEPGELRRMALSSVAHGADGLMFFRWRPAHFGAEIYWMGIIDHDDIGRHRYEEAKRFAREMIALQPKILGTYVRMDVGIAGSDFDNQEAHKTYPIGLPSPQDDAILLHQYCYDRGIACGFIHPEDDLSRLKLFYVPHWVMWKDEWTAKLEAFAASGGTVVIGARTGTRDEDNHVIRDTAPGTTLSKLTGVRVEDFGRLTAPGAKGLFDVMERSGGLVIPPNRPAESHRRERRFKIGNRELAAGHFYENLTVDGDVEVIAAWSNRYAEGQPMATARKVGKGQVVYLGTYLTPDLTEALNERLFPQAGIEPLVGGLPDGVEVTMRMNDERRLLFVQNYTDQPATIGGVPAGRDLLDGEKPVRGTLELEGYGCAIVELEG
- a CDS encoding ABC transporter ATP-binding protein yields the protein MTSLELREINKNYGSYHALRGIDLSVAQGEFIVMVGPSGCGKSTLLKSIAGLETISSGQILINGRDVSKQEPGDRGIAMVFQSYALYPHMTVAENMGFGLRMAKRPKVEIEAAVARAAKILRITDQLDKRPKQLSGGQRQRVAIGRAITRSPEVFLFDEPLSNLDAALRTQMRVELSSLHAELGATMVYVTHDQVEAMTMASRIVVLNQGIIEQVGSPLELYRNPDNLFVAGFLGAPRMNFLGVTVDDVSGRHMTVSAPGLVPVTVELAQATTLAKGASLTLGVRPETISMVADASEGGAIEGEVRLVEHLGRETILYVDAGNLQTIASESGTGNITVQLSYVAPFAAEQKVALKLDARELYLFSSDGGRTISARKTILDR
- a CDS encoding MFS transporter, encoding MDINYDMRIEHKTTPWSAVICMMLTSFVLVASEFMPVSLLTPIADELTITAGQAGQAIAISGFFAVITALFSNVLFARFDRRPVILSYTIVLVASGLVVTFAPNYLVFMVGRALIGVSIGGYWSLATAIIARLAAGPDVPKALAMLQGGSALAAVIAAPLGSFLGGLVGWRGAFFVVVPIGIVAFIWQAIVLPRMPGGKSASLGRTFSLMGNRTFALGMTAMILFFMGQFALSTYLRPFLEDITHLGVNTLSLVLLGIGLAGLAGTSLIPSVLRSHMAYVLIGFPAVLVTVALALVGLGPFALATAGLLLLWGLLTTPVPAAWTTWMTRTIPHHLEEGGAWFVALIQFAITSGAFAGGLLFDHVGWWSPFVLSAATMAGSAVTAVGVTRGLRRQAVAA
- a CDS encoding carbohydrate ABC transporter permease; its protein translation is MYPRPIPETAVWQRRLYVLAVVIVLLLWLCPLFAIILTSFRSTEDVMGGNLWGWPTGIGVIDNYTAVFTQTPMARYFLNSLIITIPSVIGVLALSTLAGCVLSRYRFRGNMLIFALFVGGNFLPHQIMMIPVRDLMVRLDLIDTTAALIIFHVAFQTGFATLFMRNFIAALPDELFQAARAEGASPFQTLVHVAVPLVRPALAALAILIFTFIWNDYFWAVVLTVSDSVKPVTAGLANLRGEWVSAWNLISAGTIVVAVPPVVMFFLMQRHFIAGLTMGAVKG
- a CDS encoding carbohydrate ABC transporter permease, producing MQTLWRRQRWWLTPTLLIAPAIALFSTVILLSAVRSVWISLHDWDGFGPMVWIGFGNYVELYNDPQFYVSLKNNLIWLVMFMAAPPIGLAIALLVNQKIRGMRFLKSLFFIPLVLASVTVGVVFTWVYTPEFGLLALIFKAFGATAPAVLSDEHFVTFAIVIAALWPQVTFCMVLYLAGLNNLSEELIGAGRVDGARGWNMLWHIVLPQLTQVTFIAIAVTVVGALRSFDMVSVMTSGGPFGSSSVLAYQMFEQSIFSYRFGYGAAIASVLFVIMAVFIVWYLSRIIRTEERGG